Proteins from a genomic interval of Salvelinus sp. IW2-2015 unplaced genomic scaffold, ASM291031v2 Un_scaffold2377, whole genome shotgun sequence:
- the LOC112073808 gene encoding NLR family CARD domain-containing protein 3-like isoform X2: MFCLGGKKRLTEQRKVSASHVGKLSNKLKAILKKKYQSPPGGKTEHPFYIHCDLHYQAGKSSKENQHEYILSEPGYRRRHQGTCSFLNSEXDEPIRTALTKGVSGIGKTSQVRMMILNWAEGKGNQEVQLIFPLPFRELNLLKERLSLIELLYEFFPELKEPGICNLENCRVGFFFDGLDEFCRPLDFKNSLIVTNVTEVSSVPTLLTNLINGNLLPSAAHIWITSRPAAVHRIPLQYIDRVSEIEGFTDSQKEEFFRRAINDKNQAKAVITYLKNSKGLYNLCQIPCMCSISASILEKQTYVPDKTCEPVALTPLFNDLLVLLQMGNHNVKIVDELGELAFKQLVKGNTVFYEEDLRECNIDVQVAAVYAKVIIPIFREDIGLQZKKIYYFGHTTIQEFIAALWFLQSVGVQDKNQAVNRKTQIERTLWFFRDATQLKSAVDMTLQSKTGHMDLFLRFLLGIAQNFNQMFSEAGFISSTALPEMLVYIKKKVLENPASPRTLNLXNCLRELKDYSLDNDSVRFLKTGIPPDAKYPPAHWSDLATLLVASESGSIDMLGLEVENRGDKELLRMLPVIKASQTATLSYHNLTEKSCECLASALTSKVSNLKALDLSFNTLKDSGVQLLAAGLAKPHCRLERLKLSGCRVKQNGFAALAKALKSNPSHLRELDLSGNEPEESGVFHLVDVLKVVKCELQILKLSNCKLGLELSHALAVLLIDNPRHLRELDVSMNDLGDAGVELLMDILKSTQIYKLELYCCQLTEKCCEXMFGCLVNIPSLRELNLSNNNLKDEGVKILCKAFGLPXCQLEKLNLASCGFTSGGSPWLAGGFTFSPTFLKXLDISRNHLGHSDVVSFFLFLKTIRFSLETLR; this comes from the exons ATGTTTTGccttggggggaaaaaacgattgacTGAACAAAG GAAAGTCTCTGCCTCCCATGTGGGGAAACTCAGCAATAAGCTAAAAGCCATCCTGAAGAAAAAGTACCAAAGTCCGCCAGGGGGGAAAACTGAGCATCCATTTTATATACATTGTGATCTCCACTATCAAGCTGGTAAAAGTAGCAAGGAGAACCAACATGAGTACATTCTATCTGAGCCAGGCTACAGGAGAAGACATCAAGGAACATGTTCATTCCTAAACTCCGAARTCGATGAGCCTATCAGAACAGCTCTGACAAAGGGCGTCTCTGGTATTGGCAAAACTAGCCAGGTGCGGATGATGATTCTTAACTGGGCAGAGGGAAAAGGAAACCAGGAAGTCCAACTAATATTTCCCCTTCCTTTCCGAGAGCTGAATTTGCTGAAGGAGAGACTGAGTCTGATTGAACTTCTTTACGAGTTTTTCCCAGAATTGAAAGAACCTGGAATTTGCAACTTGGAGAACTGCAGAGTTGGGTTCTTCTTTGACGGGCTGGATGAATTCTGTCGTCCTCTCGACTTCAAGAACAGCCTGATTGTGACCAATGTCACAGAGGTTTCCTCYGTGCCGACACTGCTGACAAACCTCATTAATGGTAATCTTCTTCCCTCTGCYGCTCACATATGGATTACATCCAGACCTGCAGCAGTCCATCGCATCCCTCTTCAGTACATTGACAGAGTGTCAGAAATCGAAGGCTTCACCGACTCCCAGAAAGAAGAGTTCTTCAGGAGAGCAATCAATGACAAGAACCAGGCCAAAGCAGTTATCACCTACTTGAAGAACTCGAAGGGCCTCTACAACTTGTGCCAGATACCTTGCATGTGTTCAATCTCAGCGTCAATACTCGAGAAACAGACATATGTACCCGACAAAACATGCGAACCTGTCGCACTAACTCCATTATTTAACGACCTACTTGTCCTGTTACAAATGGGGAACCACAATGTAAAGATAGTTGATGAATTGGGGGAACTAGCCTTTAAGCAGTTGGTGAAAGGCAACACGGTTTTCTACGAGGAAGACCTAAGAGAGTGCAACATTGATGTCCAAGTGGCAGCTGTGTACGCAAAAGTGATCATACCCATCTTCAGGGAGGATATTGGGCTGCAGSAAAAGAAGATCTACTACTTTGGGCATACCACCATCCAGGAGTTCATTGCCGCATTGTGGTTTCTTCAATCTGTTGGCGTCCAAGACAAAAACCAGGCTGTCAACCGGAAAACCCAGATCGAGAGAACTCTCTGGTTTTTTAGAGATGCCACCCAACTCAAGAGCGCGGTGGACATGACTTTGCAGAGCAAGACTGGACATATGGACCTCTTCCTTCGCTTCCTCCTCGGCATTGCTCAGAACTTTAACCAGATGTTCTCAGAGGCTGGCTTCATCTCGTCTACTGCCCTTCCGGAAATGTTAGTGTACATCAAGAAGAAGGTCTTGGAGAATCCCGCTTCGCCGAGGACCCTCAACCTGMTGAACTGCCTGAGGGAACTGAAAGACTACTCTCTAGACAATGATAGTGTGCGCTTTCTCAAGACGGGAATCCCCCCAGATGCCAAATATCCacctgcacattggtccgacctGGCCACTCTCTTAGTGGCATCGGAGTCTGGGTCGATAGACATGCTTGGGTTAGAAGTAGAGAACAGAGGAGACAAGGAACTTCTGAGGATGCTGCCAGTGATCAAAGCTTCCCAGACAGCCAC ACTGTCGTATCACAACCTGACTGAGAAATCCTGTGAATGTCTGGCCTCGGCGCTCACCTCAAAGGTGTCCAATCTGAAAGCTCTGGACCTGAGTTTCAACACGCTGAAGGACTCAGGAGTGCAGCTKCTGGCGGCCGGCCTGGCCAAGCCACACTGCCGACTGGAGAGACTGAAACTGTCCGGCTGCAGGGTCAAACAGAATGGCTTTGCAGCTTTGGCCAAAGCTCTCAAATCCAACCCGTCGCACCTGCGAGAGCTGGATCTGAGCGGCAATGAACCGGAAGAATCGGGGGTGTTTCATCTTGTTGACGTACTAAAGGTTGTTAAGTGCGAACTGCAGATCCTGAA GCTCTCAAACTGCAAGCTGGGCCTGGAGCTGAGTCACGCTCTGGCGGTGTTGCTGATAGACAACCCCAGACACCTGCGAGAGCTGGACGTCAGCATGAACGATCTGGGAGACGCGGGGGTGGAGCTGCTTATGGACATACTGAAGTCAACCCAGATATACAAACTGGA GTTGTACTGTTGTCAGCTCACTGAGAARTGCTGTGAGARCATGTTTGGATGTCTGGTGAACATCCCCAGTCTGAGGGAGCTCAACCTGAGCAACAACAACCTGAAGGACGAGGGGGTCAAGATACTCTGTAAAGCCTTCGGACTGCCCGYCTGTCaactggagaaactcaa TCTGGCGAGCTGTGGCTTCACGTCTGGAGGCTCTCCTTGGCTGGCTGGAGGGTTCACTTTCAGCCCCACCTTCCTCAAACAKCTGGATATCAGCAGGAACCACCTGGGCCACTCAGATGTTGTCTCGTTTTTCCTGTTCCTCAAAACAATACGCTTTTCACTGGAGACCCTACGGTGA
- the LOC112073808 gene encoding NLR family CARD domain-containing protein 3-like isoform X1: MEMFCLGGKKRLTEQRKVSASHVGKLSNKLKAILKKKYQSPPGGKTEHPFYIHCDLHYQAGKSSKENQHEYILSEPGYRRRHQGTCSFLNSEXDEPIRTALTKGVSGIGKTSQVRMMILNWAEGKGNQEVQLIFPLPFRELNLLKERLSLIELLYEFFPELKEPGICNLENCRVGFFFDGLDEFCRPLDFKNSLIVTNVTEVSSVPTLLTNLINGNLLPSAAHIWITSRPAAVHRIPLQYIDRVSEIEGFTDSQKEEFFRRAINDKNQAKAVITYLKNSKGLYNLCQIPCMCSISASILEKQTYVPDKTCEPVALTPLFNDLLVLLQMGNHNVKIVDELGELAFKQLVKGNTVFYEEDLRECNIDVQVAAVYAKVIIPIFREDIGLQZKKIYYFGHTTIQEFIAALWFLQSVGVQDKNQAVNRKTQIERTLWFFRDATQLKSAVDMTLQSKTGHMDLFLRFLLGIAQNFNQMFSEAGFISSTALPEMLVYIKKKVLENPASPRTLNLXNCLRELKDYSLDNDSVRFLKTGIPPDAKYPPAHWSDLATLLVASESGSIDMLGLEVENRGDKELLRMLPVIKASQTATLSYHNLTEKSCECLASALTSKVSNLKALDLSFNTLKDSGVQLLAAGLAKPHCRLERLKLSGCRVKQNGFAALAKALKSNPSHLRELDLSGNEPEESGVFHLVDVLKVVKCELQILKLSNCKLGLELSHALAVLLIDNPRHLRELDVSMNDLGDAGVELLMDILKSTQIYKLELYCCQLTEKCCEXMFGCLVNIPSLRELNLSNNNLKDEGVKILCKAFGLPXCQLEKLNLASCGFTSGGSPWLAGGFTFSPTFLKXLDISRNHLGHSDVVSFFLFLKTIRFSLETLR; encoded by the exons GGAAATGTTTTGccttggggggaaaaaacgattgacTGAACAAAG GAAAGTCTCTGCCTCCCATGTGGGGAAACTCAGCAATAAGCTAAAAGCCATCCTGAAGAAAAAGTACCAAAGTCCGCCAGGGGGGAAAACTGAGCATCCATTTTATATACATTGTGATCTCCACTATCAAGCTGGTAAAAGTAGCAAGGAGAACCAACATGAGTACATTCTATCTGAGCCAGGCTACAGGAGAAGACATCAAGGAACATGTTCATTCCTAAACTCCGAARTCGATGAGCCTATCAGAACAGCTCTGACAAAGGGCGTCTCTGGTATTGGCAAAACTAGCCAGGTGCGGATGATGATTCTTAACTGGGCAGAGGGAAAAGGAAACCAGGAAGTCCAACTAATATTTCCCCTTCCTTTCCGAGAGCTGAATTTGCTGAAGGAGAGACTGAGTCTGATTGAACTTCTTTACGAGTTTTTCCCAGAATTGAAAGAACCTGGAATTTGCAACTTGGAGAACTGCAGAGTTGGGTTCTTCTTTGACGGGCTGGATGAATTCTGTCGTCCTCTCGACTTCAAGAACAGCCTGATTGTGACCAATGTCACAGAGGTTTCCTCYGTGCCGACACTGCTGACAAACCTCATTAATGGTAATCTTCTTCCCTCTGCYGCTCACATATGGATTACATCCAGACCTGCAGCAGTCCATCGCATCCCTCTTCAGTACATTGACAGAGTGTCAGAAATCGAAGGCTTCACCGACTCCCAGAAAGAAGAGTTCTTCAGGAGAGCAATCAATGACAAGAACCAGGCCAAAGCAGTTATCACCTACTTGAAGAACTCGAAGGGCCTCTACAACTTGTGCCAGATACCTTGCATGTGTTCAATCTCAGCGTCAATACTCGAGAAACAGACATATGTACCCGACAAAACATGCGAACCTGTCGCACTAACTCCATTATTTAACGACCTACTTGTCCTGTTACAAATGGGGAACCACAATGTAAAGATAGTTGATGAATTGGGGGAACTAGCCTTTAAGCAGTTGGTGAAAGGCAACACGGTTTTCTACGAGGAAGACCTAAGAGAGTGCAACATTGATGTCCAAGTGGCAGCTGTGTACGCAAAAGTGATCATACCCATCTTCAGGGAGGATATTGGGCTGCAGSAAAAGAAGATCTACTACTTTGGGCATACCACCATCCAGGAGTTCATTGCCGCATTGTGGTTTCTTCAATCTGTTGGCGTCCAAGACAAAAACCAGGCTGTCAACCGGAAAACCCAGATCGAGAGAACTCTCTGGTTTTTTAGAGATGCCACCCAACTCAAGAGCGCGGTGGACATGACTTTGCAGAGCAAGACTGGACATATGGACCTCTTCCTTCGCTTCCTCCTCGGCATTGCTCAGAACTTTAACCAGATGTTCTCAGAGGCTGGCTTCATCTCGTCTACTGCCCTTCCGGAAATGTTAGTGTACATCAAGAAGAAGGTCTTGGAGAATCCCGCTTCGCCGAGGACCCTCAACCTGMTGAACTGCCTGAGGGAACTGAAAGACTACTCTCTAGACAATGATAGTGTGCGCTTTCTCAAGACGGGAATCCCCCCAGATGCCAAATATCCacctgcacattggtccgacctGGCCACTCTCTTAGTGGCATCGGAGTCTGGGTCGATAGACATGCTTGGGTTAGAAGTAGAGAACAGAGGAGACAAGGAACTTCTGAGGATGCTGCCAGTGATCAAAGCTTCCCAGACAGCCAC ACTGTCGTATCACAACCTGACTGAGAAATCCTGTGAATGTCTGGCCTCGGCGCTCACCTCAAAGGTGTCCAATCTGAAAGCTCTGGACCTGAGTTTCAACACGCTGAAGGACTCAGGAGTGCAGCTKCTGGCGGCCGGCCTGGCCAAGCCACACTGCCGACTGGAGAGACTGAAACTGTCCGGCTGCAGGGTCAAACAGAATGGCTTTGCAGCTTTGGCCAAAGCTCTCAAATCCAACCCGTCGCACCTGCGAGAGCTGGATCTGAGCGGCAATGAACCGGAAGAATCGGGGGTGTTTCATCTTGTTGACGTACTAAAGGTTGTTAAGTGCGAACTGCAGATCCTGAA GCTCTCAAACTGCAAGCTGGGCCTGGAGCTGAGTCACGCTCTGGCGGTGTTGCTGATAGACAACCCCAGACACCTGCGAGAGCTGGACGTCAGCATGAACGATCTGGGAGACGCGGGGGTGGAGCTGCTTATGGACATACTGAAGTCAACCCAGATATACAAACTGGA GTTGTACTGTTGTCAGCTCACTGAGAARTGCTGTGAGARCATGTTTGGATGTCTGGTGAACATCCCCAGTCTGAGGGAGCTCAACCTGAGCAACAACAACCTGAAGGACGAGGGGGTCAAGATACTCTGTAAAGCCTTCGGACTGCCCGYCTGTCaactggagaaactcaa TCTGGCGAGCTGTGGCTTCACGTCTGGAGGCTCTCCTTGGCTGGCTGGAGGGTTCACTTTCAGCCCCACCTTCCTCAAACAKCTGGATATCAGCAGGAACCACCTGGGCCACTCAGATGTTGTCTCGTTTTTCCTGTTCCTCAAAACAATACGCTTTTCACTGGAGACCCTACGGTGA